In Saccharomonospora marina XMU15, one genomic interval encodes:
- a CDS encoding archease, which translates to MTGEVRAGYREPVHSGDLRIEAWGPSRERCIAEAVSGMVESFAGGSLGEPDEIVDVEVDGTSDEELLAAVLDEVIHLMETTGRIPATTQVLPAPRGLRVRFGVVDIGGVIAAGPIPKAVCPHGLSIEPSAGGWACRAAFDV; encoded by the coding sequence GTGACCGGCGAGGTCAGGGCTGGCTACCGGGAGCCGGTGCATTCGGGCGACCTGCGGATCGAGGCGTGGGGCCCGTCCCGCGAGCGCTGCATCGCCGAGGCGGTCAGCGGCATGGTGGAGAGCTTCGCGGGCGGCTCGCTCGGCGAGCCCGACGAGATCGTCGACGTCGAGGTCGACGGCACGAGCGACGAGGAGTTGCTCGCCGCCGTCCTCGACGAGGTCATCCACCTCATGGAGACCACGGGCCGGATACCGGCCACCACACAGGTGCTTCCCGCACCGCGCGGGCTGCGGGTGCGCTTCGGTGTGGTCGACATCGGCGGCGTGATCGCCGCAGGCCCGATCCCGAAGGCGGTGTGCCCGCACGGGTTGAGCATCGAGCCCAGCGCGGGCGGGTGGGCCTGCAGGGCGGCCTTCGACGTGTGA
- a CDS encoding CapA family protein — protein sequence MITLLLCGDVMLGRGVDQILAHPVDPRLREPHVTDARYYVRAAQHRNGSFDYPVEWSWPWGEALSVLDDSGIDARVLNLETSITARGEFAPGKSIHYRMHPANVPALLAARPDVCVLANNHVLDFGTAGLSDTLTALAGAGPRAAGAGRDAAEAARQATVPLRAGRRLHVFAACHGSSGVPASWAATGSGPGVHRLADLREHTASAVADSIAAVKREGDLVVFSVHWGSNWGYEVPAEQARFARLLTEAGADVVHGHSSHHPRPVEIHHGHPILYGCGDLVNDYEGITGLETYRDDLRLLYLLSFDEATGEFAALRLVPMRARRLRLQRAGTQDTAWLCDVLGSVSEVFGTRVRMAQQGTLLVEAA from the coding sequence ATGATCACGCTGCTGCTGTGCGGTGACGTCATGCTCGGTCGCGGCGTCGACCAGATCCTCGCCCACCCGGTGGATCCGCGACTGCGTGAGCCGCATGTCACCGACGCGCGCTACTACGTTCGCGCGGCACAGCACCGCAACGGAAGCTTCGACTACCCGGTCGAGTGGAGTTGGCCGTGGGGCGAGGCGTTGAGCGTGCTGGACGACTCCGGCATCGACGCCAGGGTGTTGAACCTGGAGACGAGCATCACCGCGCGAGGCGAGTTCGCGCCGGGCAAGTCGATCCACTACCGGATGCATCCGGCCAACGTGCCCGCCCTGCTGGCCGCGCGACCGGACGTGTGCGTACTCGCCAACAACCACGTGCTGGACTTCGGCACGGCCGGACTGTCCGACACGCTGACCGCGCTCGCCGGTGCCGGGCCGCGGGCGGCGGGCGCGGGCCGGGACGCGGCCGAGGCGGCGAGGCAGGCGACCGTGCCGCTGCGCGCAGGGCGGCGGCTGCACGTGTTCGCGGCATGCCACGGTTCCAGTGGCGTTCCCGCCTCGTGGGCGGCCACCGGCTCCGGACCCGGTGTGCACCGCCTCGCCGATCTCCGCGAGCACACCGCGAGCGCCGTGGCGGACAGCATCGCGGCTGTGAAGCGTGAGGGTGATCTGGTGGTGTTCTCCGTGCACTGGGGTTCGAACTGGGGCTACGAGGTGCCCGCCGAGCAGGCGAGGTTCGCGCGCCTGCTCACCGAAGCGGGGGCCGACGTGGTGCACGGGCACTCCTCGCACCATCCGCGTCCGGTGGAGATCCACCACGGCCACCCGATCCTGTACGGCTGCGGCGACCTCGTCAACGACTACGAGGGCATCACCGGGCTCGAGACCTACCGTGACGACCTGCGGTTGCTGTACCTGCTGTCGTTCGACGAGGCCACCGGCGAGTTCGCTGCGCTGCGGCTGGTGCCGATGCGGGCTCGCAGGCTGCGGTTGCAGCGTGCGGGCACGCAGGACACCGCATGGCTGTGCGACGTCCTCGGTTCGGTCAGCGAGGTCTTCGGCACCCGGGTGCGGATGGCGCAGCAAGGCACGCTGCTGGTCGAGGCGGCGTGA